AATCGCCACGCCTGCGCAGTTTTGTTTCGATTTTTAGGTGCTGCGGCTTTAGCAGTCGCAGCATTTTTTATTTTTATTGCATCAGGGCAAGCACCTTTGCCGGGTGACGCGTACTTCGAATTAAATCTTCGTAACAATTGCTTTCGCGCTTGCTTCTGAATGGCAAAGCCGTAATTTCGCCGGTTGGTTCGGCATCGGGAAGGTTGTTGGGGGAAGATGCTTTTCTTGTCTCCGGCATTCGCAAGGAAGGTTATGTCATGAGTGCAAGCCCCGTTCGCGCGGAAGAAATCGCGCGCGCAGATCTGCAAACCGCCGAAAGCCCGCAGCCGCTTTCGCGCTACTCGCCGCAAAAAGCCCCGCCGCTTTTAAAACATGCCGAGCGCCGCTACTGGCAAACCGAGGCGCAGGATCAATTTTCAAAATTATTGGCGCATGCCGTCGAAGCGATCATTTGCACGACGGCGCAGGGACGCATTCGCCTCTTCAGCCGCGGCGCGGAAAAACTGCTCGGTTATAGCGCCGCGAGCATGATCGGCCGGCCGCTACAAATGCTTCTGCCGCGGCATGAATTGCGCCGCTTGCGGCTGCTCATGCGCCGTGAGCGCGAAGGCATTCAGGATTTCGAAACCATTGTCACGCATCAAAACCGAAAAAACGTTCCTGTGCGCTTGTCGATTTCGTGTGTGCCGGATCAAAACGGCAAGCCCGAAGCGTTTCTGGCGATTCTGCATGAGTTGCCCTCGTGGCGGGCGGCCGAGCAACAACTCCGGCAGCGCAGCGACGAGCTGGAAAATTATGTGCATCTGGTCACGCACAGCCTGAAAACGCCCATCGTTTCCATGCAAGGTTTTGCCAATCTCCTGCGCGAAGAGTTGGGGCCTCAGCTCGGTGAAGAGCATGCACATTTTCTCGAGCGGATTCTGCACAACGCCGGGGTGATGGAAAACTTGATCGTTGATTTGTTTGAATTCTCCCGCTTTGGCCGCAGCGCCGCAAAACTGGAATGGTGTGACGCGCGTGAATTGATCAACGGCGTGCTCAATGATTTGCGCGTCTATGAATGGGCAGTCGCCTGGCATGGCGAAAAAATGATTCCACCTGAAAAAACCGAGCAAGCCGAAATCATTATGCCGCCCCGTTTGCCGCATCTTTTGGTAGACCCTCCGGCGATGCGTGCGGTTTTCGAAAATTTACTAAGCAACGCGTTGAAGTATCGCCGGACGGAGGCGCGCCTGCGCGTCGAGATCGGCTGGCAGGAACAGCCGCGCTTTCACGTGTTTTGGGTGAGCGACAACGGCATGGGCATGCCGGCGGAGTTTCAGGCCAAGGCGTTTGAACTCTTCCAGCGCGGCCCGCACGCGCATCACATTGCCGGCACCGGCGCGGGCCTGGCCATCGTGCGGCGCATTGTGGAAAATCATCACGGCATGATCCGTTTGGAATCGGTTCCCCAGCAAGGCACAACGGTTTATTTCACCTTGCCAAAATTGGAACTGCGCGGCGAGGAAACCTCTGCCCTGGCGGCTTAGGGCACGGGTAGTTTAATTTCTACGAAATTCCAACTTGTCATTCCGCTGGAATCTTGTGAAGTACTCAGCGCTATCCTTCATAACTTCACAGGTTTCAACAATAACGACAACAAGTAAAGATGATACAATAATCACCAAGGCGCTGTACATTGGGATATTCTTAAGAAAACGAAAGTAGATTGCCTTCCCCTGCCAAACGACTAGTCGCATCGCCAATTCCCGGCAATTCCCGCCCGACACAACATTCTCCTTGACACAGACTCTCTTTTTTTGCATGTAGAGTAAGAATAGTTTTATTGCAATGGCGGCCTAACCGCTAAAGCTGAGCGCGGTTGGCATTTTCTTGATAAGATTGAACAATGGGCTACGACGGAATGATGACGCGTGTTGGAATTATCGACTATGGCATGGGCAATTTGCACAGTGTGCAGAAAGCCTTACAAACCGCCGGTGCACAGACGGAACTAACAGCCGAAGCGCAGCGATTGAAG
This Cytophagia bacterium CHB2 DNA region includes the following protein-coding sequences:
- a CDS encoding PAS domain-containing sensor histidine kinase encodes the protein MSASPVRAEEIARADLQTAESPQPLSRYSPQKAPPLLKHAERRYWQTEAQDQFSKLLAHAVEAIICTTAQGRIRLFSRGAEKLLGYSAASMIGRPLQMLLPRHELRRLRLLMRREREGIQDFETIVTHQNRKNVPVRLSISCVPDQNGKPEAFLAILHELPSWRAAEQQLRQRSDELENYVHLVTHSLKTPIVSMQGFANLLREELGPQLGEEHAHFLERILHNAGVMENLIVDLFEFSRFGRSAAKLEWCDARELINGVLNDLRVYEWAVAWHGEKMIPPEKTEQAEIIMPPRLPHLLVDPPAMRAVFENLLSNALKYRRTEARLRVEIGWQEQPRFHVFWVSDNGMGMPAEFQAKAFELFQRGPHAHHIAGTGAGLAIVRRIVENHHGMIRLESVPQQGTTVYFTLPKLELRGEETSALAA